Proteins found in one Mangifera indica cultivar Alphonso chromosome 15, CATAS_Mindica_2.1, whole genome shotgun sequence genomic segment:
- the LOC123197562 gene encoding probable auxin efflux carrier component 1b gives MITVTDLYHVLTAVVPLYVAMILAYGSVKWWKIFSPDQCSGINRFVALFAVPLLSFHFISTNNPYAMNFRFIAADTFQKTIVLVALAIWSRASSRGSLEWSITLFSLSTLPNTLVMGIPLLKGMYGDYSGTLMVQIVVLQCIIWYTLMLFLFEYRGARLLIAEQFPDTAGSIISFRVDSDVISLDGKEPLQTEAEVGDDGKLHVTVRKSTSSRSEIFSRRSHGPNSGVSLTPRPSNLTNAEIYSLQSSRNPTPRGSSFNNTDFYCMINGKNMSNVSPRQSNFGNLGFDEENGVGVFGNGNRASGGAYPVPTTAGIFSPVAGPGAKRKTNGSENGKDLHMFVWSSSASPVSEAGIHVFRGGAEYGNELGGIPHQKDNDEFGRDDFSFGNKPAKNGVDHEGPVLSKLGSSSTAELRPKAGARGEPKPTAMPPASVMTRLILIMVWRKLIRNPNTYSSLIGLTWSLVSFKWHVEMPAIIAKSIAILSDAGLGMAMFSLGLFMALQPRIIACGTSIATFAMAVRFLTGPAVMAAASIAVGLRGELLRISIVQAALPQGIVPFVFAKEYNVHPDILSTAVIFGMLIALPITLVYYILLGL, from the exons ATGATCACTGTGACAGATCTCTACCATGTGCTCACAGCCGTTGTGCCGCTTTATGTGGCCATGATCTTAGCTTATGGCTCTGTCAAATGGTGGAAAATCTTTAGCCCCGATCAGTGTTCGGGCATCAACAGATTTGTTGCTCTCTTTGCCGTGCCTTTATTGTCTTTTCACTTTATCTCCACCAACAACCCTTATGCCATGAACTTCAGGTTCATAGCCGCTGATACTTTTCAGAAGACTATAGTCTTGGTGGCGTTGGCCATCTGGTCAAGAGCCAGCTCTAGAGGTTCTCTTGAATGGTCCATAACTCTGTTCTCACTTTCTACTTTGCCTAACACTCTTGTTATGGGCATCCCTTTGTTGAAAGGAATGTATGGAGACTACTCAGGGACCCTAATGGTTCAAATAGTTGTGCTTCAATGTATTATATGGTATACATTGATGCTCTTTCTGTTTGAATACAGAGGAGCTAGGCTCTTAATTGCTGAACAATTTCCTGACACTGCTGGCTCCATTATCTCCTTTAGAGTTGATTCTGATGTCATTTCTTTGGATGGCAAAGAACCATTACAAACTGAGGCCGAAGTTGGTGATGATGGTAAGCTTCACGTTACTGTGAGAAAGTCAACAAGTTCAAGATCAGAAATTTTCTCCAGAAGATCACACGGTCCAAACTCAGGCGTTTCTTTAACCCCAAGGCCTTCAAACTTGACCAATGCAGAGATTTACTCTCTCCAGTCTTCAAGGAACCCAACCCCAAGAGGCTCTAGTTTCAACAATACCGATTTCTATTGCATgattaatggaaaaaatatgaGCAATGTGAGCCCAAGACAATCAAACTTTGGGAACTTGGgttttgatgaagaaaatggAGTGGGTGTATTTGGTAATGGGAATAGAGCCAGTGGAGGTGCTTATCCAGTTCCCACAACAGCAGGAATATTCTCTCCTGTGGCCGGGCCAGGTGCCAAACGGAAGACAAATGGTAGTGAAAATGGCAAGGATTTACATATGTTTGTTTGGAGCTCAAGTGCTTCTCCCGTATCAGAAGCTGGGATTCATGTGTTCAGAGGTGGAGCTGAATATGGGAATGAGCTTGGTGGAATTCCTCACCAGAAAG ATAATGATGAGTTCGGAAGAGATGATTTCAGTTTTGGAAACAAGCCGGCTAAGAATGGAGTTGACCATGAAGGGCCGGTACTTTCTAAACTTGGTTCGAGCTCCACAGCTGAGCTTCGCCCAAAAGCTGGTGCTCGTGGTGAACCCAAGCCAACTGCTATGCCACCTGCTAGTGTTATGACCAGACTCATTCTGATTATGGTGTGGCGAAAACTCATTAGGAATCCTAACACTTACTCCAGCCTCATTGGTCTTACATGGTCTCTTGTCTCATTCAA GTGGCATGTAGAGATGCCTGCAATAATTGCTAAGTCAATAGCCATTCTGTCTGATGCTGGTCTTGGAATGGCCATGTTTAGTCTAG GTTTGTTCATGGCATTACAGCCAAGGATTATTGCCTGTGGAACCTCAATTGCTACCTTTGCTATGGCTGTTAGATTCCTCACTGGTCCTGCTGTCATGGCTGCTGCCTCCATTGCTGTTGGCCTACGTGGCGAATTATTGCGTATCTCTATTGTGCAG GCTGCCCTTCCTCAAGGAATAGTGCCATTTGTCTTTGCTAAGGAATACAATGTTCATCCTGACATACTGAGCACAGC GGTCA